In Gimesia benthica, a single window of DNA contains:
- the amt gene encoding ammonium transporter, with product MSYELTTNTIWVLICTSLVFLMQAGFCCLESGLSRSKNSINVATKNVVDFFIGSLLFWLFGYGLMFGESYQGLIGTTGFAFADNSATHWATVVFLFQLVFCSTAMTISSGAVAERMRFRSYVILACAIGAVAYPVFGHWAWARDAAGAPAGWLGKLGFMDFAGSSVVHSVGAWSALAAVLILGPRTGRFGAGADKSRFSASNLPLAALGFLILWFGWFGFNGGSTLALNGQVPFIILNTILAGIAGGVFALLWEMFSSKQISVENIFNGSLAGLVAVTAGCNVISYPSAILIGLIAGAVMLGATYLLEKCMRVDDVVGAIPVHGFAGVWGTLAVALFAEMEHVPHGITRMHLLGIQALGAAVCFVWSFGFIWACMWTLNRFLPIRVSAGDEKIGLNVAEHGASTELHSLLETMIAHEKGDNSSRAEVDDFTEAGIVGYQYNRVLDAQEVLLSDVKDRELRYRSIMDNVMDAIITINLEGRIEEFNLGAEHLFGYLNHEVIGQNINLLIPPLHQNLQHKYSEGDLNPQLVRAIGSRQEIVAQRQDGSTFPAELAVSSVVLADREIFTGIIQDISERKEYERSLNEARKRAEAASDAKSEFLANMSHEIRTPMTAILGFTDILLGNLKEKEDIEAAHIVKRNGEYLIGVINDILDLSKIEARKIELEQVRVNTQEIVRDIAALMQVKADLKQLKLKIEFENPIPETIVTDPTRLRQVLINLLGNAIKFTETGYVKLRIQTINLEDSCAQLRFDVIDSGIGISEAALSQIYQPFTQADNSTTRKYGGTGLGLAISKRLVEMLGGQIQVSSKVGVGSTFTITVNTGSLEGVRLLQLDESSFRKAAEEQKQEHPIESGRSVSSRRVLIVEDGLDNQRLISFLLKKEGMKVELADNGKLGAEQALAAQEAGHPYDFVLMDMQMPVMDGYTATRKLREAGYKRPIIALTAHAMKNDMEKCLNAGCDAYATKPVNKQKLLETISHLAAPQTSEQAD from the coding sequence ATGTCTTACGAGTTAACCACGAATACGATCTGGGTATTAATCTGTACCAGCTTGGTATTTTTGATGCAGGCAGGCTTCTGTTGCCTGGAATCAGGACTGTCACGTTCGAAAAACAGTATTAATGTCGCGACCAAGAATGTCGTCGATTTCTTTATCGGATCATTGCTGTTCTGGCTCTTCGGTTACGGACTCATGTTTGGCGAGTCCTATCAGGGACTGATTGGAACGACCGGTTTCGCTTTTGCCGACAACAGCGCCACTCACTGGGCCACCGTCGTCTTTCTATTCCAGCTTGTGTTCTGCAGTACCGCGATGACGATCTCTTCGGGCGCAGTCGCAGAGCGTATGCGGTTTCGCTCCTATGTAATCCTGGCTTGTGCCATTGGTGCGGTTGCCTATCCTGTGTTCGGTCACTGGGCCTGGGCGCGGGATGCCGCAGGTGCCCCGGCAGGCTGGCTGGGAAAGCTGGGCTTCATGGACTTTGCCGGTTCCAGTGTCGTGCATTCCGTCGGAGCCTGGTCTGCGCTGGCAGCAGTGTTGATCCTGGGACCACGCACGGGGCGCTTTGGTGCGGGCGCTGATAAATCCCGCTTTTCAGCAAGTAACCTGCCCCTGGCGGCACTTGGATTTTTGATTCTGTGGTTTGGCTGGTTTGGTTTTAACGGTGGGAGCACGCTGGCATTAAACGGACAGGTTCCGTTTATCATATTAAATACGATTCTGGCCGGGATCGCAGGGGGCGTCTTTGCACTCCTCTGGGAAATGTTTTCGTCTAAGCAGATTTCGGTAGAGAATATCTTTAATGGATCACTGGCAGGGCTGGTGGCTGTGACGGCGGGTTGTAACGTTATTTCCTATCCCAGCGCGATTCTGATTGGCTTGATCGCCGGTGCGGTCATGCTGGGAGCAACGTATCTGCTCGAAAAATGCATGCGCGTGGATGATGTTGTGGGAGCGATTCCCGTGCATGGATTCGCGGGTGTCTGGGGGACCCTGGCTGTCGCCCTCTTTGCTGAAATGGAGCACGTACCGCATGGTATCACACGCATGCACCTCTTGGGAATTCAAGCCCTGGGTGCGGCTGTCTGCTTCGTCTGGAGCTTTGGTTTTATCTGGGCTTGTATGTGGACGCTGAATCGCTTTCTACCGATCCGGGTTTCCGCGGGTGACGAAAAAATTGGTCTCAACGTGGCAGAACATGGTGCTTCTACCGAACTGCACAGTCTGCTGGAAACAATGATTGCCCACGAAAAGGGGGACAACTCCTCCCGGGCCGAGGTCGACGATTTTACCGAAGCCGGGATTGTGGGATATCAATACAACCGTGTGCTGGACGCCCAGGAAGTCCTGTTATCGGATGTAAAAGACCGAGAGCTGCGTTACCGCTCGATCATGGACAACGTGATGGATGCCATCATCACCATCAACCTGGAAGGCAGAATCGAAGAATTCAACCTGGGAGCGGAGCACCTGTTTGGCTATCTGAATCACGAGGTGATCGGGCAGAACATCAACCTGTTGATTCCGCCCCTGCACCAGAATCTACAGCACAAATACTCCGAAGGAGACTTGAACCCACAACTGGTCCGTGCGATCGGTTCCCGGCAGGAGATTGTGGCCCAGCGACAGGATGGGTCAACGTTCCCCGCCGAACTGGCGGTGAGTTCGGTTGTTCTGGCGGACCGGGAAATCTTCACCGGAATTATCCAAGACATCAGCGAACGCAAAGAATACGAACGCTCATTGAACGAAGCACGGAAACGGGCCGAGGCTGCCAGTGATGCCAAGAGTGAATTCCTGGCCAATATGAGTCATGAAATCCGCACGCCGATGACAGCCATTCTGGGTTTCACTGATATTCTGCTGGGCAATCTGAAAGAGAAAGAAGACATTGAGGCAGCTCACATTGTCAAACGCAATGGTGAGTATCTGATCGGCGTGATCAATGACATTCTGGACCTGTCCAAGATCGAAGCCCGCAAGATCGAACTCGAGCAGGTACGGGTCAATACACAAGAGATCGTGCGAGACATCGCCGCTCTGATGCAGGTTAAGGCTGACTTGAAGCAACTCAAGCTGAAGATTGAATTTGAGAATCCGATTCCGGAAACAATCGTCACCGATCCGACACGACTGCGTCAGGTGCTGATCAATCTGCTGGGGAATGCGATCAAATTCACCGAGACCGGCTACGTAAAACTCCGCATCCAGACTATCAACCTGGAAGACTCCTGTGCGCAACTCCGATTCGACGTGATTGATTCGGGCATCGGCATCTCGGAAGCGGCACTCTCCCAGATTTATCAACCGTTCACACAGGCCGACAACTCAACCACCAGGAAATATGGCGGCACCGGTCTGGGGTTGGCCATTTCCAAACGCCTGGTCGAAATGCTGGGCGGACAGATTCAGGTCTCGAGTAAAGTCGGCGTGGGAAGTACCTTCACAATCACGGTCAACACCGGCTCTCTCGAAGGGGTGCGGCTGTTGCAGTTGGATGAAAGTTCTTTCCGCAAAGCTGCAGAGGAACAGAAACAGGAGCATCCCATTGAGTCTGGTCGTAGTGTTTCCTCCCGGCGTGTACTGATCGTGGAAGACGGCCTCGACAATCAGCGACTGATCTCGTTTCTGCTGAAGAAAGAGGGCATGAAAGTCGAACTGGCTGATAATGGAAAGCTCGGGGCCGAACAGGCACTGGCTGCCCAGGAAGCCGGGCACCCCTATGATTTCGTGCTGATGGATATGCAGATGCCGGTCATGGATGGTTACACGGCCACCCGCAAGCTCAGAGAGGCGGGCTACAAGCGTCCGATTATTGCCCTGACGGCCCACGCGATGAAAAACGATATGGAAAAATGTCTGAACGCGGGCTGTGATGCTTATGCAACCAAGCCGGTCAATAAACAGAAGCTGCTGGAGACCATCTCGCACCTGGCCGCGCCGCAGACATCAGAACAGGCAGACTAA
- a CDS encoding recombinase family protein, with translation MAKRKTAYSYVRFSRPEQLKGDSLRRQKEASQNWCKQNGYYLDESLKLTDKGISAFRGDNAVKGKLGAFVDAIQSGRVKRGSVLIVESLDRISRQAASEAFVQLMSILDKGITIITLQPEEVLTKKDMEETTKILSVILVMTRAYEESSTKSKRIKDAWENKRRKLKDGVKISGRVPGWIEKTGDSFVLNEHAETVKRIVKMYLAGHGPTAIVKALNEDNVPTLGRGKQRAKFWRQSSINKILHSPALIGEFTPHYGKSSQDQSKRVAAGDPISDYYPAIISETDYYKIKKRFDDQRTSLAGRVGSSDGRITNLFKGMIYDRRDKSSMIIVHKGTKSSGRQIVSSRATTDKKVDYIAFPYEVLEEAILRLVNQITATDILPQETTDFHDKLEVAQLKKVKLEEKLKKIENQIVIEDDIEPFLPLINKFHVQIKEAKEEVEGLEIKAHSLLPSSDECRSIVELMKSGENEIDYRRRFRNVFLSIAERVDVLPIKDGHWRQAVITVTFQNGTQRTIVAVCHRAKLIICGAMNERIVPDEKGDVFFESFKEIEDNFKAVKVRSVDQTKKNLVKMFKNYYEGFNALEDPFIYPLKEQPPAKDPDLYIDGVKPSKKITSKKRALKGRKKPIIRAVKSK, from the coding sequence ATGGCTAAAAGAAAAACTGCTTATTCTTACGTTCGTTTTTCACGTCCGGAACAGCTTAAAGGCGACAGCTTAAGAAGACAGAAAGAAGCTTCCCAAAATTGGTGTAAGCAGAACGGATATTATTTAGATGAGAGCCTGAAACTGACAGATAAAGGTATATCAGCCTTCCGTGGGGACAATGCAGTAAAAGGCAAACTTGGGGCATTTGTCGATGCAATTCAATCAGGCAGGGTCAAAAGAGGTTCTGTTCTAATCGTGGAAAGTTTAGACCGTATTTCAAGGCAGGCAGCTTCTGAAGCTTTTGTTCAATTGATGTCGATTCTTGACAAAGGTATCACGATCATTACCCTTCAGCCAGAAGAGGTGCTCACTAAAAAAGATATGGAAGAAACTACAAAAATTCTTTCTGTCATTTTGGTAATGACTAGGGCTTATGAAGAGTCTTCTACTAAATCAAAACGTATTAAGGATGCTTGGGAAAACAAAAGAAGGAAACTTAAGGATGGTGTGAAAATTTCAGGTAGAGTTCCGGGATGGATCGAAAAAACAGGTGACAGTTTTGTTCTTAATGAACATGCCGAAACAGTTAAACGAATTGTAAAAATGTATCTTGCAGGTCATGGACCTACTGCAATTGTCAAAGCTCTAAACGAAGATAATGTTCCTACACTCGGTAGAGGCAAACAGCGGGCTAAATTCTGGAGACAATCAAGCATAAATAAAATCTTACATTCACCTGCTCTGATTGGCGAGTTTACGCCTCATTATGGGAAAAGTAGCCAAGATCAAAGTAAACGTGTAGCTGCTGGTGATCCAATATCTGATTACTATCCTGCAATTATTAGTGAGACTGACTATTACAAAATCAAAAAACGGTTTGACGATCAAAGAACTTCTTTAGCTGGTAGAGTAGGTTCTAGTGATGGAAGAATTACAAACCTGTTTAAAGGAATGATTTATGATCGAAGAGACAAAAGCTCAATGATCATTGTACACAAAGGAACTAAGTCTTCAGGCAGGCAAATTGTTAGCAGCAGGGCAACTACAGATAAAAAAGTAGATTATATAGCTTTCCCTTATGAAGTACTCGAAGAGGCAATTCTGAGATTGGTCAATCAAATTACTGCTACTGATATTTTACCACAAGAAACAACAGACTTTCACGACAAACTAGAAGTTGCTCAACTGAAGAAAGTTAAGCTTGAAGAGAAATTGAAAAAGATTGAAAATCAAATTGTTATAGAAGATGATATTGAACCTTTCTTGCCGCTCATAAATAAGTTCCATGTACAAATAAAAGAAGCTAAGGAAGAAGTAGAAGGATTAGAAATTAAAGCTCATTCATTACTTCCTAGTTCTGATGAATGCAGATCAATCGTTGAACTCATGAAATCTGGAGAAAATGAAATTGATTACAGACGACGTTTTAGGAATGTCTTCCTAAGCATTGCTGAAAGAGTTGACGTTTTGCCAATAAAAGATGGTCACTGGAGGCAGGCAGTTATAACGGTGACATTTCAAAACGGAACACAAAGAACTATCGTAGCTGTTTGCCATAGAGCCAAGTTGATTATTTGTGGTGCTATGAATGAAAGAATTGTTCCTGATGAAAAAGGAGATGTATTTTTTGAATCTTTTAAGGAGATAGAAGACAACTTTAAAGCCGTTAAAGTTAGGTCTGTAGACCAGACAAAAAAGAATCTGGTGAAGATGTTCAAGAATTATTATGAAGGGTTCAATGCATTAGAAGATCCATTTATTTACCCTCTGAAAGAACAACCACCAGCTAAAGATCCAGATCTTTATATTGATGGCGTGAAGCCATCAAAGAAAATAACAAGTAAGAAACGAGCATTGAAAGGAAGAAAGAAACCAATAATTAGAGCAGTTAAGAGCAAATAG
- a CDS encoding HNH endonuclease signature motif containing protein, which produces MLTLPVIGWERYFMIFIINDDESYLRWINANPSGYVVNAQNPPSPNNLFLHRSSCSHISSSKRSNWTTKSYLKVCSNDVNELNEWATGTVDGELASCGHCKPDTSNQSEKISEHPVVVSLTEPQSEVELPFLKYPDQGRRFLGKRSGDNSRRGYGLTLRRLTGLSSCAYCGMDLFDSYEHWLLLQVDHVIPTTVGKRLGIPVEWLEDYSNMVLACSACNSFDNQFDDPDVIFAPQTEDEFFDLRDMVFTKRKPRIHKCQSSERSFFEGKPWEHK; this is translated from the coding sequence ATGTTGACATTACCTGTCATCGGCTGGGAGAGGTATTTCATGATCTTCATAATCAACGACGATGAAAGCTACCTGCGATGGATCAATGCGAATCCCAGTGGATATGTTGTAAATGCCCAGAATCCACCGTCTCCCAATAATCTTTTTTTACATCGTTCGTCCTGTAGTCATATTTCTTCTTCCAAACGATCAAACTGGACAACCAAGAGCTATCTAAAGGTATGCTCAAACGATGTAAATGAACTCAATGAGTGGGCGACAGGCACAGTCGATGGAGAGTTAGCTTCATGTGGGCATTGCAAACCAGATACTTCAAATCAATCTGAAAAGATCTCTGAACATCCAGTGGTAGTTTCTCTAACTGAACCACAAAGTGAAGTTGAACTCCCATTCTTAAAATACCCCGATCAAGGGCGTCGTTTTTTGGGGAAACGATCTGGCGACAATTCAAGACGTGGTTACGGGTTGACTCTTCGGCGTCTTACGGGGCTGTCTTCATGTGCCTATTGTGGGATGGATTTATTCGATTCCTATGAACATTGGCTTTTACTCCAAGTCGATCATGTAATTCCAACTACTGTTGGAAAACGGCTTGGAATCCCTGTGGAGTGGCTGGAAGATTATTCAAATATGGTACTCGCCTGCTCTGCTTGCAATTCTTTTGATAATCAGTTTGATGATCCAGATGTTATCTTCGCTCCCCAAACAGAAGATGAATTCTTTGATTTGCGGGATATGGTTTTCACAAAACGAAAACCACGTATTCATAAATGCCAGAGTTCTGAAAGGAGTTTTTTCGAAGGAAAGCCTTGGGAACACAAGTGA
- a CDS encoding HNH endonuclease, which yields MTQYWCVNFDSKECMIYGIEHNLWMMQYQYKDESGNEFQGGRQKAATTSNWKRLPEINEGDWFVAYLPKKHTPNGFFAFGRICKPRKPATSDAHVSTVADYLTARSSHEFDSGIIHYTDAPVFYEDYDDEWRRPEAQGDMRYAQRIDVEEWQYYQANGIPWLSSLSVPAYEIQKAFFQIDKESFDKIVKELKTADDKNRKPQEREIRIFPNADKSEHGFETTEDFKNYLKGEVFSKENGRYRHTDTKNADIIILSRDGLAYGQFEIVGQEKPNDEDLIAYPKAQKTYLVEKSTLYNNPVRLSDLSIKGLSWTKKVTEDQYQEIQKAAKGGSEYSSSVVLPESQIELERVLRVVTQRLGQGVFRDELIQMYEGKCAITGCNAIEALEAAHIDPYCNTGSNDPSNGLLLRADIHKLFDRNLVGIEPDSLTVHISASISNTEYGNLNGKTLLAPQAEIIEPNQQALERRWNEFQIQD from the coding sequence ATGACTCAATACTGGTGTGTCAATTTCGATTCCAAAGAATGCATGATTTACGGCATTGAGCACAATCTATGGATGATGCAGTATCAATATAAAGACGAGTCAGGAAACGAATTTCAAGGTGGGAGACAGAAGGCAGCCACTACTTCAAACTGGAAAAGATTACCTGAAATCAATGAGGGCGACTGGTTCGTGGCTTATCTTCCGAAGAAACATACCCCCAACGGTTTTTTTGCTTTTGGCAGGATCTGTAAGCCAAGAAAACCTGCTACATCCGATGCACATGTCTCTACAGTCGCAGATTATCTAACTGCGAGAAGCTCACATGAATTCGATTCAGGCATTATTCATTATACAGACGCTCCTGTCTTCTACGAAGACTATGACGACGAATGGCGGCGACCTGAAGCTCAGGGAGATATGCGATATGCACAACGGATTGATGTCGAAGAATGGCAGTATTATCAGGCTAATGGCATTCCGTGGCTGAGTAGCCTTTCAGTTCCTGCTTATGAAATCCAGAAGGCTTTCTTCCAGATCGATAAAGAGTCCTTCGACAAGATTGTCAAGGAGCTAAAAACAGCAGATGACAAGAATAGGAAGCCACAAGAAAGAGAAATTCGAATATTTCCGAATGCTGATAAATCCGAACATGGTTTTGAAACGACTGAGGATTTCAAGAACTATCTGAAGGGTGAAGTATTTTCAAAAGAGAATGGTCGTTATCGACATACAGATACAAAAAATGCAGACATTATTATTCTCTCCAGAGACGGTCTTGCTTACGGTCAGTTCGAAATTGTTGGTCAGGAAAAACCAAATGACGAGGATTTAATAGCGTATCCTAAAGCCCAAAAAACATATTTAGTTGAGAAATCTACTCTGTATAACAATCCAGTTCGACTTTCAGACCTTTCAATCAAGGGATTGAGCTGGACCAAGAAAGTAACAGAAGACCAGTATCAGGAAATTCAGAAGGCTGCCAAGGGGGGAAGCGAATACAGTTCTAGTGTAGTTTTACCTGAATCTCAAATTGAGCTTGAACGAGTATTGCGGGTAGTCACGCAGAGACTTGGGCAGGGAGTATTCAGAGATGAGCTTATTCAGATGTATGAAGGAAAGTGTGCAATAACTGGATGCAATGCAATAGAAGCTCTAGAAGCCGCCCACATTGACCCCTATTGTAATACTGGCTCAAATGATCCATCAAACGGACTTTTGCTTCGTGCCGACATTCATAAGTTATTTGATCGTAATCTCGTTGGAATCGAACCCGATTCTTTGACAGTACATATCTCAGCGTCAATTTCTAACACCGAATATGGGAATCTCAATGGGAAAACTCTTCTTGCCCCCCAAGCAGAAATAATAGAACCAAACCAACAGGCCTTAGAACGACGTTGGAATGAGTTCCAGATACAAGATTGA
- a CDS encoding helix-turn-helix domain-containing protein: MPNELKSAFRCLLKFVVHEVVSELQNIECPTDHKNSDQVLETDDRLLLRSSEMAERLSISERHLHRMTVERGLPCIRIGQSVRFRVEAVNEWLLEAESTEGSKQQVSVKKKNIKTKQPKIPQKSQQKKVKKQTATKPKIPAKVSKQKKVPMKKSGSQRTNPEPEQERTNPFRLLLKEIGVDRDEFGPLTNGELMQIAEVDLPTFHGWMYLGKGMPEEALEKLRKHFSKTI; the protein is encoded by the coding sequence ATGCCCAATGAACTCAAAAGTGCTTTCCGTTGCCTGCTAAAATTTGTAGTACATGAAGTTGTCAGTGAATTGCAAAATATAGAATGCCCAACAGATCATAAGAATTCAGACCAAGTCTTGGAGACAGATGACCGCTTATTGTTGCGTTCGAGTGAAATGGCAGAACGTCTATCAATTTCAGAGAGGCATCTTCACAGGATGACAGTGGAAAGGGGACTCCCCTGTATTCGGATCGGTCAGTCAGTCCGCTTCAGAGTCGAGGCTGTTAATGAGTGGTTGCTAGAAGCCGAATCAACTGAGGGGTCAAAACAGCAGGTATCCGTAAAAAAGAAAAACATAAAAACCAAGCAACCAAAGATCCCCCAAAAGTCACAACAAAAGAAAGTGAAAAAACAGACGGCTACAAAACCCAAAATACCAGCGAAAGTATCTAAACAGAAGAAAGTGCCAATGAAGAAGAGTGGTTCCCAAAGAACCAACCCCGAACCAGAACAGGAGCGAACAAATCCATTCAGGTTACTGTTGAAAGAGATCGGTGTTGATCGGGATGAATTTGGACCACTTACAAATGGAGAATTAATGCAGATTGCCGAAGTCGATCTACCGACATTTCATGGTTGGATGTATTTAGGGAAGGGGATGCCAGAAGAAGCATTGGAGAAGTTGCGGAAACATTTTTCAAAGACAATCTGA
- a CDS encoding DsbA family oxidoreductase, whose protein sequence is MEVSVAVISDVICPWCYIGKRRLEKAIAALGDKHDVQVRWHPFQLNPQMPKEGISRKEYRSRKFGSWERSMELDAKVVAVGEAEGIQFAFDKIGRTPNTVDAHRLICLADQHGCQDAVVEALFRAYFTEGRDIGKREALIDVGSETGLDRQAAESMLDSDEGLDVISNAREMSNQYGVDGVPFFIINQKLTLAGAQNSEVFVEVFQNAR, encoded by the coding sequence ATGGAAGTATCAGTCGCTGTGATCTCAGATGTAATCTGCCCTTGGTGCTATATCGGCAAGCGGCGACTTGAGAAAGCAATTGCTGCCTTGGGAGATAAACATGATGTTCAAGTTCGATGGCATCCGTTCCAGCTCAACCCCCAAATGCCGAAAGAGGGGATCAGCCGAAAGGAATATCGCTCCAGAAAGTTTGGTAGCTGGGAACGGTCAATGGAACTGGATGCTAAAGTGGTCGCTGTTGGTGAAGCTGAAGGAATTCAATTCGCCTTTGACAAAATTGGTCGAACACCAAACACTGTTGATGCCCACCGACTCATCTGTCTTGCCGATCAGCATGGCTGTCAGGATGCCGTCGTTGAGGCACTATTCCGAGCTTATTTCACTGAAGGCAGGGATATTGGTAAGCGTGAGGCACTGATTGATGTGGGTTCTGAAACAGGTTTGGATCGACAGGCTGCGGAATCCATGTTGGACAGTGATGAAGGACTGGATGTGATTTCAAATGCCAGAGAAATGTCGAATCAGTATGGAGTTGATGGAGTTCCTTTCTTTATCATCAACCAGAAATTGACTTTGGCTGGGGCACAGAATTCAGAGGTTTTTGTTGAGGTATTTCAGAATGCCCGATAA
- a CDS encoding diadenylate cyclase yields MTSDQHKYRNIASDCINLVPNWYQADCGPFSFSLSIDGEEYPFYNLIYNTPNLNQLLGSMNRKITSYVKSTKHAKNLLVREFIQEQFVLEWLGYNSSEVKWDDILFYLHALSRRTYENQRVTLNMIIDVDQNENGIRIDLDRHQKLLDQLGTSPFTYFRVDPCMKIIGYEEIRWDEIKNSQSYKYLPEFLNPFHSVLKHKEYSVHLTSSGDWIFMNYWGMIASRRKGIWTIYDQNTFKNTITKCVKSYNAGATLYEIAFDLSFKRHGALLVHDPESKVIEKIVNKECILSSGSEQGNSFIADSVRDIGIGESTKALGNKRLLTELASIDGAVIFDNRQILAFGAIIESHPNANGQSGARSTAALSAYHWGGRPIKVSSDGEITLHFESNNGDEKCDAKLEFL; encoded by the coding sequence ATGACTTCTGATCAGCATAAATACAGAAACATAGCAAGCGACTGTATAAATCTTGTTCCTAATTGGTATCAAGCTGACTGTGGTCCATTTTCATTTTCTTTAAGCATCGATGGGGAAGAATACCCTTTTTATAATCTGATATACAATACACCAAATTTGAATCAACTCTTGGGATCAATGAATCGCAAGATTACATCTTATGTGAAATCGACAAAACATGCAAAAAATCTACTTGTTCGGGAGTTTATTCAGGAACAGTTTGTGCTTGAGTGGCTGGGGTATAATTCTTCTGAAGTTAAATGGGATGATATATTATTCTATCTTCATGCGTTATCACGAAGGACATACGAAAACCAGCGTGTGACATTGAATATGATCATTGATGTAGATCAGAATGAAAATGGTATTCGTATCGACCTAGATAGACACCAAAAACTCTTGGACCAACTTGGTACTTCACCATTTACGTACTTTCGAGTAGACCCATGTATGAAAATTATTGGTTATGAAGAGATTCGATGGGATGAAATAAAGAATTCTCAGTCCTATAAGTATTTACCAGAATTCTTAAATCCTTTTCACAGCGTCCTAAAACACAAAGAGTATTCTGTGCATTTGACATCGTCTGGCGATTGGATTTTCATGAATTATTGGGGGATGATTGCTTCAAGACGCAAAGGTATATGGACAATATACGACCAAAACACATTCAAGAATACAATTACAAAATGTGTTAAAAGCTATAATGCAGGAGCTACTCTCTATGAAATTGCTTTTGATCTAAGTTTCAAGCGACATGGAGCATTATTGGTACATGATCCAGAATCGAAAGTGATTGAAAAGATTGTCAACAAAGAATGTATTCTTTCGTCTGGATCAGAGCAAGGAAATTCATTTATTGCTGACAGTGTTAGAGACATTGGAATAGGAGAATCGACAAAAGCACTTGGAAATAAACGATTGCTTACTGAGCTCGCTAGTATCGATGGAGCAGTTATTTTTGATAATCGTCAAATACTCGCTTTTGGAGCCATTATAGAATCTCATCCGAATGCTAACGGGCAGAGTGGTGCAAGATCTACAGCTGCTCTATCAGCTTATCATTGGGGAGGGAGACCAATAAAAGTTAGTTCTGATGGAGAAATAACGCTTCATTTTGAAAGTAATAATGGTGATGAAAAATGCGATGCTAAATTAGAGTTTCTTTAA
- a CDS encoding M48 family metallopeptidase encodes MKKQYKDVSYSVSRSDRKTASIYIERDGEVSVLAPKKLSDAEVESLIENKLVWIYKNLAEWCDLNATRVEREFVNGEGFLYLGRSYRLKIVEDQLQPLMLKQGYLCLRSGLEDRQEDTHEVFKEFYREKSLQKIIERVEYFASQMGVTPKGIKVQELQHRWASCTTEGMLNFHWKCIMAPLTIIDYIVVHELAHLIHANHTEAFWNEVDKILPDYLERKQWLRVNGAGMSL; translated from the coding sequence ATGAAAAAACAATACAAAGATGTTTCATATTCAGTTTCCCGCAGTGATCGGAAAACCGCCAGTATTTATATTGAGCGGGATGGTGAAGTATCCGTACTTGCTCCGAAGAAGTTGTCTGATGCAGAAGTCGAATCACTGATTGAAAACAAGCTGGTCTGGATCTACAAAAATCTAGCTGAGTGGTGTGATCTGAACGCCACACGAGTCGAGCGGGAATTCGTGAATGGTGAAGGCTTCCTGTATTTAGGGCGTTCTTATCGATTGAAAATCGTGGAAGATCAGTTGCAGCCATTGATGCTCAAGCAGGGTTATCTCTGTTTGCGTTCTGGCTTGGAAGATCGACAGGAAGATACTCACGAAGTATTCAAAGAGTTCTATCGTGAAAAGTCGCTCCAGAAAATCATTGAGCGGGTGGAATATTTCGCTTCCCAGATGGGAGTCACCCCCAAAGGCATCAAAGTTCAGGAACTCCAACATCGTTGGGCATCCTGCACCACAGAAGGCATGCTGAATTTCCACTGGAAATGCATTATGGCACCACTCACGATCATTGATTACATCGTGGTTCATGAGCTAGCACACTTGATTCATGCCAATCATACGGAAGCATTTTGGAATGAGGTTGATAAGATTTTGCCAGATTATCTGGAGCGGAAACAGTGGCTGCGAGTGAATGGTGCTGGAATGAGTTTGTGA